A single genomic interval of Zunongwangia sp. HGR-M22 harbors:
- a CDS encoding efflux RND transporter periplasmic adaptor subunit, which produces MDIPIEKKRFTLKRIAMIIGVILLIGLIVFVLLSSSGSTRLNVEKERISINTVKKDIFQENIPVNGVVMPITTIYLDALEGGRVEEKFVEDGAIMKKDEPILRLSNTDLELSLVNQETQVYNLLTQMQRTQNASRENTINKLNQLTEVKSSLKETERKYKLNKKLFEKGVVAKQEYLETKNNYNYQKDRLALTKRVLQQDSISSKQENVQARESYEKTRKALELMRKKVEDLVVRAPVDGQLTSLDAEIGQSKSKGERLGQIDVISGYKVRVDVDEHYISRIYAGQQGSFNFDGKKYTLEIRKVYTQVANGRFQVDMTFLEEAPEKIRRGQTLQIRVALSQEKEALLIPKGGFFQETGGNWIFKVSEDGSIAYKTDIQLGSQNTEYYEVLSGLEPGDRVITSSYSHYEDIQELVLKD; this is translated from the coding sequence ACTTAATGTTGAAAAAGAGCGCATCAGCATCAATACCGTTAAAAAAGATATCTTTCAGGAGAACATTCCGGTAAACGGAGTGGTGATGCCTATTACCACAATTTACCTGGATGCTTTAGAAGGTGGTCGTGTAGAAGAAAAATTTGTTGAAGACGGCGCAATAATGAAAAAAGATGAACCAATTCTTCGATTATCGAATACCGATCTGGAATTGAGTTTGGTAAATCAGGAAACTCAGGTATACAACCTCCTAACCCAAATGCAACGTACACAAAATGCATCCAGAGAAAACACCATCAATAAACTTAACCAACTTACTGAAGTAAAAAGCAGCCTTAAAGAAACCGAGAGAAAATATAAACTGAATAAAAAACTTTTCGAAAAAGGTGTGGTAGCAAAACAGGAATACTTGGAAACCAAAAACAACTACAATTATCAAAAAGATCGTTTAGCCCTAACCAAAAGAGTGCTGCAACAAGACTCTATTTCTTCTAAACAAGAAAATGTGCAGGCGAGAGAATCTTACGAAAAAACCCGAAAAGCTTTAGAATTAATGCGGAAAAAAGTTGAGGATCTTGTAGTGAGAGCTCCTGTTGATGGGCAACTGACTTCTTTAGATGCTGAAATTGGACAATCTAAATCTAAAGGGGAGCGCCTGGGACAAATCGACGTGATTAGCGGTTATAAAGTTCGTGTAGACGTCGATGAACATTACATATCACGAATTTACGCCGGGCAGCAGGGAAGTTTTAATTTCGACGGAAAAAAATATACGCTGGAAATCAGAAAAGTTTATACACAGGTGGCTAACGGAAGATTTCAGGTAGATATGACCTTTTTGGAAGAGGCTCCAGAAAAAATAAGAAGAGGGCAAACGTTACAAATTAGAGTAGCTTTAAGCCAAGAAAAAGAAGCTTTGCTAATTCCGAAGGGAGGATTCTTTCAGGAAACTGGCGGAAACTGGATTTTTAAAGTAAGTGAAGACGGTAGCATAGCATACAAAACCGATATTCAATTGGGTAGCCAAAATACCGAATATTACGAGGTACTTTCTGGATTAGAACCTGGCGACCGGGTAATTACTTCAAGCTATAGCCATTATGAAGATATTCAAGAGCTGGTACTAAAAGACTAA